Below is a window of Cryobacterium sp. PAMC25264 DNA.
CAGGGCCGGGGTTCCGAACCACTGGTGCACGGCAGCGTCGAGCACGCTGACGGCCGGACGCCGGGCGAGGAAAGAGATCTGTTCGCGCTCGCCGACTCCCCAGTAGAAGACGGGCGAGGCCAGCAGCAGCCCGGCCACGGCCGCGCCGGCCCAGGCCAGTAGTGCGCCGCGCCGGCGCCGGGAGAACAGGGCCACGACGAGCGCGTGCACCGGGATCAGAAGGGCCGTGTAGAGGAACATGTAGGCGCTCAGGGTGACCATCAGCGCATAGGCCGCCCAGAGTGCCAAGCGCAGCAGCGGGGTGGTCGGACGCGCGCGCACGATAGGCACAAGGAGTACGACGGTCCACACCGCCAGCATCGTCGCTATAGCAGTGGAGCGTGCCTCCGCACCCATGTACGTCACCCGGGGGAGCACCGCGAAGACCAGACCGGCGATCACGGCCACCCGCGTGTTGACAAGCATCCGTGCCAGCAACGCGGTGCCGGCCGTTGCGAGACCGATGGCGAGGGCGCTGGGCAGCCGGGTGGCGAGCTCCGAGGCGCCGAAGACATCGATCCAGCCGTGCAGGAAGAGGTAGTAGCTGCCGTGTACGGCGTCGATGTTGCCCAGCATGCGAAAAAACGAGGGGAGGGGACGTTCGGCCGACATGACGCTGGCCGCCTCGTCACCCCAATACGACGGAACCCAGGACCCCGCCACCGACACGAGCAAACCGAACAGCCCCAGCAGCACGGCTGCGGGTGCGAAGCCGCGTGACGACGTCAACGCGGGCCGGGTCGGCTCGACGAGCGGGGAAGCGAGAACTGTCGTCACATTCAGACCGTAGAACCCGAGGGTTAACGTTTACTCTCAGCAGGTGGAGGGGTGGCCTGCGAAGTCTCACAGACTTGACCTGGGCGGGCGGGTTGGCAGCTGATCAGCGGATGTGCCGCGGCAGCCGGATTTCGACGGCCAGCCCGGCGCCGGTGTTGCGGAGTTGCACGGTGCCGTTGGCGCGTTCCACAATCGCGTGCACGATCGCCAGGCCCAACCCCGAGCCGCCCGAATGGCTGGATCGGGAGCTGTCGGGCCGGGAGAACCTGTCGAAGGCGAGTGGGATGAACTCGTCGGGCAGCCCTGGCCCCGTGTCGACAACCGTGATGAGGGCGCCGACGCCCGACCGGCTGAGCGAGACGGTGACGCTGCCGTGGCCGGACATGGCGGTGACCGCATTGGAGATCAAATTGTCGAGGAGTTGGCCCATATTGGTGCTCGAGATGCCGTAGTACCCGACGGGGTCGTCACCGTCGATGCGGTAGACGACCTCGAGTTCGTGGCCCTCCCTTACGATCCGGGCGCGGTCGACCGACGCCGTGACCTCGCCGACAAGGCCGGGCCAGTCCGTTTCCGGCGGTGTCTGCTCGCTCTCGAGCTTGCTCAACTCGAGCAGATTGGTCGCCAGGCGGCTGAGCCGGCCAGCGGTGGCCGACGCATCCCGGATGTCGCGCTCGAGAGCCGGGGCGTCACCGGAATCCAGATGGGCCAGTTCGAGTTGCGCCTGGAGCACCGCGAGCGGGGTGCGCAGCTCGTGGCTCGCATCCGACACGATCTGTTTCTCACGGTCCACACCCCGCCGGAGCCGTTCGATGAAGTCGTTGAGGGTGCGCGCCAGCCTGCTCACCTCGTCCTTGCCGGCCGGAACGCGCAACCGGGCCGACGATCCCGTGGCGCTCAAGCTCTCCGCCTCTTCGCGCAGCCGGGTCACCGGGCGCAGTGCCGCGCCGGTGAGCAGCCAGGAGGCCAACCCGAATCCGATGGTGAGAATCAGGGTGCCCAGGGTCAGCACCCCGGTGAGCTCGTCGAGCAGCAGCGTGGGCGCCTGCTGGCTGCGGGCGGCGATGACCAGCCAGTCGCCCGAGGGCACGGTGACCGTGGTCGCCGAGACCAGATAGGTGGCCGCTGGCGTGTTGACCGTCTGCGGGTCAGGACCCAAGTCGGACAGGGCGGTGATCTGCCGGTCGAGGCTGCGCGGTAGCGACGACTTGCGCACGACCCCGTCGGGATCGATGATCGCCAGCAACTGGCCCTCGCTGGGGCTTTCGATGGCTTCGGTGGGATTGGCGGCGAGTTCGCCGATCAACGGCTCCGCGTCGTTGCGCAGCATGGTCTCGTTCGTCGCGGTGAGGATGGACTGCACCTCGAGGCGGAAAAAGAACGCGGCGGTACTGAACAGGACGGTGGCCACAAGCAGGCTGCCCACGGTGATGCGGGCCCGGATCGACAGGGCGGGCAGCCAGATGCGGCGCAGCCGGTTCACCGGGCGCCCCGCCTCACTCGGCGAGCTCCACCGCATACCCCGCGCCGCGCACGGTGACGATGCGCACCCCGGCGGCCTCGGTGTCGATCTTGCGGCGGAGGTAGCTGATGTATTGGTCGACGATGTTCGGGTCGATGTGGCTCGTGCCGTTCCAGATCTCTTCGAGGATCGTGGTGCGGTCGACGGTGGTGCCGGCGCGGCTGCAGAGCAGGCGCAGCAGCGCGACCTCCTTGGGGCTCATCGAGACCGCCCGCCCGGCCACGGTGACCCGCAGGTCGCGCGAATCCAGCACCAGGTTGCCGATCTCCAGGGTGAGCGGGGCGCCCATCGAGCGCCTCCGCATCAGAGCGCGAACCCGGGCCGAAAGCTCAGCGAAAGCGAACGGCTTGGTGAGGTAGTCGTCGGCGCCGCTGTCGAGTCCGAAGACCCGGTCGTCCACGGTGTCCCGTGCGGTCAGCAGCAGTACGGGCATGGTGCTGCCCGATTCACGGATGCGTCGGCAGATCTCGAAACCCGACATCTGGGGCAGCATCACGTCGATGGCGGCGAGGCTGAAGCCGTCTCCGGAGATGGCGATGAGTGCGTCGACGCCGTTGGACACCCGCGTGGTGTCGTAGCCCTCGGCCTGGAGCCCACGCTCGATCAGTGCGCCCATCTGGTCATCGTCTTCTACGACCAAGATCTTCATGCCGTCACCCTTCGCTCGGTCAGGTTCTCATGCTGGCACGTTGCGGCACGGTTCGCTCGCGACCTGCCGCCTCTGAAGCTGGGAAGCCGCCGCTAGGCTGACGGCATGGTGGATGCGCTGTCGACGGACGAAATCG
It encodes the following:
- a CDS encoding glycosyltransferase family 39 protein is translated as MTTVLASPLVEPTRPALTSSRGFAPAAVLLGLFGLLVSVAGSWVPSYWGDEAASVMSAERPLPSFFRMLGNIDAVHGSYYLFLHGWIDVFGASELATRLPSALAIGLATAGTALLARMLVNTRVAVIAGLVFAVLPRVTYMGAEARSTAIATMLAVWTVVLLVPIVRARPTTPLLRLALWAAYALMVTLSAYMFLYTALLIPVHALVVALFSRRRRGALLAWAGAAVAGLLLASPVFYWGVGEREQISFLARRPAVSVLDAAVHQWFGTPALAGLAWGLIAIGVVATFVPRFRTRGRAPRAELLVVLAWVLVPSAVLLAGTQLITPMYSLRYLSICAPAAALAVAVGVAALRPRWTQVIAVLLVGALATPGYLAQRTDFAKDGAAIGGTCPTSCAPKPDPVTPWCSTKAPSRPSGHGWPCTSTPPASSG
- a CDS encoding HAMP domain-containing sensor histidine kinase, which codes for MNRLRRIWLPALSIRARITVGSLLVATVLFSTAAFFFRLEVQSILTATNETMLRNDAEPLIGELAANPTEAIESPSEGQLLAIIDPDGVVRKSSLPRSLDRQITALSDLGPDPQTVNTPAATYLVSATTVTVPSGDWLVIAARSQQAPTLLLDELTGVLTLGTLILTIGFGLASWLLTGAALRPVTRLREEAESLSATGSSARLRVPAGKDEVSRLARTLNDFIERLRRGVDREKQIVSDASHELRTPLAVLQAQLELAHLDSGDAPALERDIRDASATAGRLSRLATNLLELSKLESEQTPPETDWPGLVGEVTASVDRARIVREGHELEVVYRIDGDDPVGYYGISSTNMGQLLDNLISNAVTAMSGHGSVTVSLSRSGVGALITVVDTGPGLPDEFIPLAFDRFSRPDSSRSSHSGGSGLGLAIVHAIVERANGTVQLRNTGAGLAVEIRLPRHIR
- a CDS encoding response regulator transcription factor, whose product is MKILVVEDDDQMGALIERGLQAEGYDTTRVSNGVDALIAISGDGFSLAAIDVMLPQMSGFEICRRIRESGSTMPVLLLTARDTVDDRVFGLDSGADDYLTKPFAFAELSARVRALMRRRSMGAPLTLEIGNLVLDSRDLRVTVAGRAVSMSPKEVALLRLLCSRAGTTVDRTTILEEIWNGTSHIDPNIVDQYISYLRRKIDTEAAGVRIVTVRGAGYAVELAE